One stretch of Rhodoferax lithotrophicus DNA includes these proteins:
- a CDS encoding chemotaxis protein CheC, producing the protein MTLTELELDALTEIFNVGVGQAANSLSQLAGSTVLLNIPVVQLLSKTKVAQKLGEQGAGRICAVRQGFSGVFNTEAVLMFPVHQSLQLVQMMVGSDVPLEQLGEMEQEALAEIGNILLNAVVSGVADMLKIEFTGSLPQVELGPVADVLCPDGELEEVVLSLQIDFAIDALEIKGYLVFLLDVASVEALGKKVTAFLESMV; encoded by the coding sequence ATGACATTGACTGAGTTAGAACTTGATGCATTAACCGAGATATTCAATGTAGGCGTTGGGCAGGCTGCCAATTCACTGAGCCAGTTAGCGGGTTCAACGGTATTACTGAATATTCCCGTTGTGCAATTACTTTCCAAAACCAAGGTTGCTCAGAAGCTTGGAGAGCAAGGTGCTGGCAGGATTTGTGCAGTTCGTCAGGGATTTTCAGGTGTTTTTAATACTGAGGCAGTGTTGATGTTCCCGGTACATCAAAGTCTGCAATTGGTTCAGATGATGGTCGGTAGCGATGTTCCACTTGAGCAATTGGGTGAGATGGAGCAAGAAGCACTGGCGGAAATCGGTAATATTTTGCTCAATGCCGTAGTTTCTGGCGTGGCAGATATGCTCAAAATAGAATTTACGGGTTCTTTGCCGCAAGTCGAATTAGGCCCTGTGGCAGACGTTCTATGCCCGGATGGAGAGCTTGAAGAGGTTGTGCTCAGTTTGCAAATTGATTTTGCTATTGATGCGCTTGAAATTAAAGGATATTTGGTCTTTTTACTTGATGTTGCATCGGTAGAAGCACTGGGCAAAAAAGTAACTGCTTTTCTTGAGAGCATGGTATGA
- a CDS encoding GGDEF domain-containing protein, giving the protein MSAPTTFDSIPLWKSWVLTNLQTGLLVLDADARIVFANSWLLRHAKMKSDDILNRPLMDVFPMLKGGYFQAMFEQVMRNGFPVLMSQTLHPSPFPLFLPNAQRSEDRLLRQSIRILPMSRSDAALAGQRYTMIQINDVTSTIVRERLLKAQADKLHRLANIDVLTGIGNRRFLDESLANELSISVRARTSVGLVIFDIDFFKQFNDHYGHLAGDVCLRKVAEALLKVCRRPSDKVARFGGEEMVAVLPSTDLAGCQQVAEDVLAAVRGMRIPHVSSQVASIVTVSAGVAMSEAGAQLSPAELLGNADRALYAAKAAGRNGVSCFSAQHGHVTLA; this is encoded by the coding sequence ATGAGCGCTCCGACCACATTCGACTCCATCCCGCTTTGGAAAAGTTGGGTGTTGACAAACTTGCAAACCGGTTTGTTGGTGCTTGATGCTGACGCGCGTATTGTTTTTGCCAATAGCTGGCTGTTGCGACATGCCAAAATGAAGAGTGATGACATCCTGAACCGACCACTTATGGATGTTTTTCCAATGCTCAAGGGTGGCTATTTCCAAGCCATGTTTGAACAAGTTATGCGCAATGGATTCCCGGTACTGATGTCTCAGACATTGCACCCGTCGCCATTTCCGCTGTTTTTGCCAAATGCCCAGCGATCTGAAGATCGCCTGCTGCGGCAGTCCATTCGGATTCTGCCAATGAGCCGTTCGGATGCTGCATTGGCCGGACAGCGTTACACCATGATTCAGATCAATGATGTGACCTCTACCATTGTGCGTGAACGTTTGCTCAAGGCGCAAGCAGACAAATTGCATCGTTTAGCCAATATAGATGTGCTTACCGGCATAGGAAATCGTCGGTTTTTGGACGAAAGTCTGGCCAATGAACTTTCTATATCTGTTCGAGCGCGTACTTCTGTGGGTTTGGTGATATTTGATATTGATTTTTTCAAGCAGTTTAATGACCACTACGGCCATTTGGCGGGAGATGTCTGCCTGCGCAAGGTGGCAGAAGCCTTGCTCAAAGTATGCCGTCGTCCAAGCGATAAAGTGGCGCGCTTTGGTGGTGAGGAAATGGTTGCTGTTTTGCCATCCACAGATTTGGCAGGTTGTCAGCAGGTGGCTGAAGATGTGCTTGCTGCTGTCAGGGGAATGCGTATTCCCCATGTTTCCAGTCAAGTGGCATCCATCGTTACTGTCAGTGCCGGAGTAGCCATGTCAGAGGCTGGAGCCCAACTTTCTCCGGCTGAACTACTTGGTAATGCTGACCGGGCACTTTATGCTGCTAAAGCAGCTGGGCGAAATGGTGTCTCTTGTTTTTCAGCCCAGCACGGTCATGTAACCCTGGCGTGA
- a CDS encoding efflux transporter outer membrane subunit, which yields MNNGYEFFRPLTLTATALAASIFIAGCSLMPSYERPAAPVTTQWPASAQSADTDRTTGSATTTASSTMPMDWQSYFTDPTLRQLIEVALKNNRDLRVAMLNTEQAKAQLGIRRADLFPTVNAALTGSRTPNSNGGVNSAYAGGLTVTAYELDFFGRVSSLKEQALAQFLATSEAAQTAQISLISTVAQSWLALLADDELLRVTRQTLDSRAESLQLTELKLQNGAASELDQRLAQTLFESARITLAQQTRQRALDENALALLLGQALPDTTQADLQRPTASQLSRLEQLHLSELPAGLPSDLLTRRPDIRQAEQLLKASHANIGAARAAFFPRISLTAGVGSASTALNDLFNNGFWGWTLAPQLLLPIFDAGRNQATLDAAQVARDVAVAQYEKSIQSAFREVADALASRATLVQQVQASQALLATESARNQLTHLRLDHGAANQLESLDAKRSLFTAQQGAIQTRLAYLQNQITLFKALGGGAHLPHDEPPAVN from the coding sequence ATGAATAATGGTTATGAATTTTTCAGACCTCTAACGCTTACTGCTACTGCACTAGCAGCTAGTATTTTTATAGCAGGCTGCAGTCTGATGCCAAGTTACGAGCGCCCTGCCGCACCAGTGACAACACAGTGGCCCGCATCAGCCCAGAGTGCAGATACTGATCGAACCACTGGCTCGGCAACCACAACAGCGTCAAGTACCATGCCGATGGACTGGCAAAGCTACTTTACCGACCCTACTTTGCGCCAACTGATTGAAGTCGCACTCAAAAATAACCGCGATCTGCGCGTGGCCATGCTTAACACGGAGCAGGCCAAAGCTCAACTCGGGATTCGTCGGGCAGATCTGTTTCCTACCGTCAATGCTGCCCTCACTGGTTCACGTACACCCAACAGCAATGGGGGAGTCAACAGCGCCTACGCTGGTGGACTCACCGTGACCGCCTATGAGCTGGATTTTTTTGGCCGTGTAAGCAGTCTTAAAGAGCAGGCCCTAGCGCAATTTCTGGCCACTTCTGAAGCAGCACAGACCGCCCAAATCAGCCTGATTTCCACCGTCGCGCAAAGTTGGCTTGCCTTGCTGGCCGATGATGAGTTGCTGCGAGTGACTCGTCAAACCCTCGATTCACGCGCCGAGTCACTCCAACTCACAGAGCTTAAGTTGCAAAATGGTGCAGCCTCAGAGTTGGATCAGCGTCTGGCACAAACCCTGTTTGAAAGTGCGCGCATCACGCTGGCCCAACAAACGCGCCAGCGCGCCCTGGACGAAAACGCCTTGGCGCTGCTGCTGGGACAAGCCCTTCCAGACACCACCCAAGCGGACCTTCAGCGGCCAACCGCCTCACAGCTCTCACGCCTGGAGCAACTCCATTTGAGTGAATTGCCCGCTGGCTTGCCCTCAGACTTGCTCACCCGTCGCCCCGACATTCGCCAAGCCGAGCAACTGCTCAAGGCCAGCCATGCCAACATCGGTGCCGCACGTGCAGCGTTTTTCCCGCGTATCAGCCTGACGGCTGGCGTGGGATCTGCCAGCACAGCGCTCAATGACCTGTTCAACAATGGCTTTTGGGGATGGACATTGGCCCCACAACTGCTTTTGCCTATTTTTGATGCTGGGCGCAACCAAGCCACCCTGGACGCAGCACAAGTAGCGCGCGATGTGGCCGTGGCGCAGTACGAGAAATCCATTCAAAGCGCTTTCCGCGAAGTTGCAGATGCCCTTGCCAGTCGTGCGACATTAGTGCAACAAGTGCAAGCCAGCCAAGCGCTACTGGCAACAGAATCTGCACGCAACCAATTGACCCATCTGCGTCTTGACCATGGCGCAGCCAATCAGTTGGAGTCGTTAGATGCCAAACGCAGCCTGTTCACCGCCCAGCAAGGCGCTATTCAGACCCGTCTGGCCTACCTGCAAAACCAGATTACGCTGTTCAAGGCTCTGGGAGGTGGGGCTCACTTGCCACACGATGAACCACCGGCAGTAAACTGA
- a CDS encoding efflux RND transporter permease subunit, translated as MAKFFIDRPIFAWVIALFIIVIGSVSITQLPIAQYPPVAPPSIVIAATYPGASAQTLEDSVLSIIEQEMNGSPGLIYMESVAQANGTGNITLSFQPGTNPDLAQVDVQNRLSRATPRLPSAVTQQGVRVDKSRSNFLLFAILSSDDPKLDPVALGDYASRSIVPELQRLPGVGQAQLFGTERAMRIWIDPAKLQGYNLSASEVTAAIRAQNAQVSAGEIGSLPNVAGQGIAATVVVDGQLTSVTQFGNVVLRANTDGSSVRLKDVARIELGAQAYATSARLNGKPSTGIGVQLSPSGNALATAKAVRARMTELEKFFPKGMTWTIPYDSSRFIDTSLRQVAETLLEAIVLVFLVMFLFLQDWRYTLIPTLVVPVALLGTFATLLAMGFSINVLTMFAMVLVIGIVVDDAIVVVENVERIMSEEGLPPLQATRKAMGQISGAIIGVTVVLISVFVPLAFFSGSIGNIYRQFAAVMGTSIAFSAFLALSLTPALCATLLKPVEAGHHHAKSGFFGWFNRGFSKTAKSYESGVAKLLPRAARYLVIYLAILAGAAWMYQRLPTSFLPNEDQGTMLVNVQLPPGATQGRTLAVMQQVEGFMLKQPEVQGMVSVLGFSFSGQGQNAALAFVTLKDWSERAGPTSSAQALAGRAFGALMGIRDAFIFPLSPPPIPELGASSGFAFRLQDRAGLGHEALLGARNQLLGMASKSKVLTQVRPDGLEDAPQLQLDIDRDKASALGVGFDALNTTISTALGSTYANDFPNNGRLQRVVVQADAPTRMQPEDLLKLNVTNNKGQMVPLSAFTSTRWVTGAMQTVRYNGYPAMRISGSAAPGYSTGAALAEMEQLASQLPPGFGFEWTGTSREEKLAGAQAIILYGFAILSVFLCLAALYESWSIPLSVILVVPLGVLGVIVATLLRAYSNDVYFQVGLITIIGLSAKNAILIIEFAKDLQAQGKSVIASALEAAHLRFRPIIMTSMAFTLGVLPLALSTGAGSASQRAIGTGVIGGILTGTSLAVVFVPIFFVVVRSLFKDSPRQQAIHAEQAAHMGVHTHE; from the coding sequence ATGGCGAAATTCTTCATTGATCGACCCATCTTTGCCTGGGTCATTGCGCTGTTCATCATCGTGATAGGTTCAGTATCCATCACCCAATTACCCATAGCCCAATACCCGCCTGTGGCTCCACCATCCATCGTGATCGCAGCCACTTACCCTGGTGCCTCGGCACAAACCCTGGAAGACAGCGTGCTTTCGATCATCGAACAGGAAATGAACGGTTCACCCGGCCTGATCTATATGGAGTCGGTAGCGCAAGCCAACGGCACTGGCAACATCACACTGAGCTTTCAACCTGGAACCAACCCCGATCTGGCACAAGTGGATGTGCAAAATCGTTTAAGCCGTGCTACACCTCGCCTACCCTCGGCAGTAACGCAGCAAGGCGTTCGCGTGGACAAGTCACGCAGCAACTTCCTGCTGTTTGCTATTCTCTCCTCTGATGATCCCAAGCTTGATCCCGTGGCTTTGGGCGACTACGCCTCACGCAGCATCGTGCCTGAGCTACAACGACTTCCCGGCGTAGGACAGGCGCAATTGTTTGGCACCGAACGCGCCATGCGTATCTGGATCGACCCAGCCAAGCTGCAAGGCTACAACCTGTCAGCAAGCGAGGTTACCGCCGCCATTCGTGCACAAAACGCGCAAGTATCGGCAGGTGAAATTGGCAGTCTGCCCAACGTGGCAGGTCAAGGCATCGCAGCCACCGTTGTGGTAGATGGCCAGCTCACTAGCGTGACTCAGTTTGGCAACGTGGTGTTGCGGGCCAATACCGATGGCTCCAGCGTGCGCCTCAAAGACGTGGCACGTATTGAACTTGGTGCCCAGGCTTATGCCACCTCAGCACGGCTCAATGGCAAACCTTCCACCGGCATTGGTGTACAGCTCTCACCCAGCGGTAACGCCCTGGCTACAGCCAAGGCGGTACGTGCTCGCATGACCGAGCTAGAAAAATTCTTTCCCAAGGGCATGACCTGGACGATTCCCTACGACAGCTCAAGGTTCATTGATACCTCGCTGCGCCAAGTCGCCGAAACCTTACTGGAAGCCATTGTTCTGGTGTTTCTGGTGATGTTTTTGTTTTTGCAGGACTGGCGCTACACCCTGATCCCAACCTTGGTGGTTCCGGTGGCCCTGCTGGGTACCTTTGCCACCTTGTTGGCAATGGGCTTTTCCATCAACGTATTGACCATGTTTGCCATGGTGCTGGTGATCGGCATCGTGGTAGACGATGCGATTGTGGTGGTCGAAAACGTCGAACGCATCATGAGCGAGGAAGGCCTGCCGCCCTTGCAGGCCACCCGCAAAGCCATGGGTCAGATTTCCGGAGCCATCATTGGTGTGACGGTGGTATTGATCTCGGTATTTGTGCCACTGGCCTTCTTCAGCGGCTCCATCGGCAACATCTACCGCCAGTTTGCGGCGGTCATGGGCACCTCCATCGCCTTCTCTGCATTTTTGGCACTTTCACTTACTCCAGCTTTGTGCGCTACGCTGCTCAAGCCGGTAGAAGCCGGGCACCACCATGCCAAAAGCGGCTTTTTTGGTTGGTTTAACCGCGGCTTTTCCAAAACTGCCAAAAGCTACGAAAGCGGCGTTGCCAAACTATTGCCACGTGCTGCACGTTATCTGGTAATTTACCTAGCTATCCTTGCGGGGGCTGCCTGGATGTATCAACGCTTGCCAACTTCATTTTTGCCCAACGAAGATCAAGGCACGATGCTGGTCAACGTGCAACTGCCCCCGGGTGCCACACAAGGCCGCACGCTGGCCGTTATGCAACAGGTGGAAGGTTTCATGTTGAAACAACCTGAAGTGCAGGGTATGGTCAGTGTGCTGGGCTTCAGTTTCTCAGGTCAAGGACAAAACGCTGCCCTGGCGTTTGTCACTCTCAAAGACTGGTCAGAGCGAGCAGGGCCAACCAGTTCAGCCCAAGCTCTGGCTGGGCGAGCTTTTGGCGCACTGATGGGCATCCGCGACGCGTTCATCTTTCCATTAAGCCCCCCACCCATTCCAGAGCTGGGCGCATCCTCGGGTTTTGCTTTCCGTTTGCAGGACCGCGCAGGACTGGGACACGAGGCCTTGTTGGGTGCACGCAACCAGTTGCTTGGCATGGCCAGTAAGAGCAAAGTTTTGACACAAGTGCGACCCGATGGTCTTGAAGATGCGCCTCAGTTGCAACTGGACATTGATCGGGACAAAGCCAGTGCACTGGGTGTTGGGTTTGATGCCCTCAACACCACCATCTCTACCGCTTTGGGTTCAACATATGCCAACGACTTCCCCAACAATGGACGTCTGCAACGCGTAGTCGTACAAGCGGATGCCCCCACACGCATGCAGCCAGAGGACTTGCTGAAACTCAATGTGACCAACAACAAAGGTCAAATGGTGCCCCTCTCAGCCTTCACCAGCACACGTTGGGTGACGGGTGCTATGCAAACTGTGCGTTACAACGGCTACCCTGCCATGCGTATCAGTGGCAGTGCGGCCCCCGGCTACAGCACAGGCGCTGCCTTGGCAGAGATGGAACAACTCGCCAGTCAGTTGCCACCCGGATTTGGCTTTGAATGGACGGGCACTTCGCGTGAGGAAAAACTGGCTGGTGCACAAGCCATCATCCTTTATGGCTTTGCCATCTTGTCAGTGTTTTTGTGCTTGGCTGCGCTGTATGAAAGCTGGTCCATTCCACTGTCTGTCATTCTGGTGGTACCCCTGGGCGTGTTGGGTGTGATCGTGGCTACTCTGCTGCGCGCCTACTCCAATGATGTGTACTTCCAGGTCGGCCTGATTACCATCATCGGCCTGTCCGCCAAAAACGCCATATTGATTATCGAATTCGCCAAGGACCTGCAGGCCCAAGGCAAGAGTGTGATTGCCTCTGCATTAGAGGCTGCTCATTTGCGTTTTCGCCCGATCATCATGACCTCGATGGCCTTCACGTTAGGCGTGCTGCCATTGGCTTTGTCCACCGGTGCGGGCTCGGCTAGCCAACGCGCCATTGGTACCGGAGTGATTGGGGGCATCCTGACCGGAACCAGTCTGGCGGTCGTGTTTGTGCCGATCTTTTTTGTAGTGGTGCGCAGCTTGTTCAAGGACAGTCCACGTCAGCAAGCCATTCACGCCGAACAAGCAGCACATATGGGAGTGCACACACATGAATAA
- a CDS encoding efflux RND transporter periplasmic adaptor subunit, whose amino-acid sequence MPHACIQALYLPPKQTTSSPHSWTPTALTLGLTLMLAACSPSTPTGDSGGLGGTPPPAQVGVVTVKTGDVGLVTELPGRLEASRIAQVRARVAGIVQKRLFIEGSAVQAGQALFQIDASPYQATLASAQASVTKAEANLMQTSAQAERFKPLIEAKAISQQEFINAQAAQKLAAADVAVAKATEQTARINLGYAAITSPISGRIGRALVTEGALVGQGEATPMALVQQIDPMYINFTQSAAEVMKLRRAMESGQLKRAGNQAASVKVVLEDGTEYAKPGKLLFSDLTVDSTSGQITLRAEVPNPNGILLPGLFVRVRLEQAQISNAITLPQQAVTRTPQGDSVMVVDTDGKVSPRPIKVGGQQSGEWVILNGLQNGDQVMVDGFQKLRAGAPVKPVPWQASGAAPAKTASSPVGTVSAATSPASAAR is encoded by the coding sequence ATGCCGCATGCCTGCATCCAAGCTTTGTACTTACCTCCCAAACAAACCACATCTAGCCCCCACTCATGGACACCCACGGCTCTGACATTAGGGTTGACCCTGATGCTGGCAGCCTGTAGCCCAAGCACCCCCACGGGAGATTCTGGCGGGCTAGGTGGCACTCCTCCACCCGCTCAAGTGGGAGTCGTCACTGTCAAAACAGGTGATGTTGGTCTGGTTACCGAATTGCCAGGTCGACTAGAAGCCTCGCGCATAGCTCAGGTGCGGGCACGCGTCGCAGGTATTGTGCAAAAAAGATTGTTTATTGAAGGTAGCGCGGTACAAGCAGGCCAAGCCCTGTTTCAGATTGATGCCAGTCCCTATCAGGCCACACTGGCCAGTGCCCAGGCATCGGTAACAAAAGCAGAGGCCAATTTGATGCAGACCTCCGCGCAAGCCGAGCGATTCAAACCGCTGATCGAAGCTAAAGCCATCAGCCAACAGGAATTTATTAACGCACAGGCAGCCCAAAAACTCGCTGCTGCCGACGTGGCCGTGGCTAAAGCAACCGAGCAAACGGCTCGTATTAACTTAGGTTATGCAGCAATCACTTCGCCCATCAGTGGGCGCATTGGCCGCGCACTGGTCACAGAAGGCGCTCTGGTCGGCCAAGGTGAGGCCACACCCATGGCCCTAGTGCAGCAGATTGATCCCATGTACATCAACTTCACCCAATCCGCCGCTGAAGTCATGAAACTGCGCCGAGCCATGGAGTCCGGCCAACTCAAGCGCGCAGGCAACCAGGCGGCCAGCGTAAAAGTGGTACTGGAAGATGGCACCGAATACGCCAAGCCCGGCAAGCTCCTCTTCTCAGATCTGACTGTGGACAGCACCAGCGGCCAGATCACCCTGCGCGCCGAGGTACCCAACCCCAATGGAATCTTACTGCCAGGTCTGTTTGTACGTGTGCGGCTTGAACAAGCCCAAATCAGCAATGCCATCACGCTGCCACAACAGGCGGTGACACGCACACCACAAGGTGACTCGGTAATGGTGGTCGACACGGACGGCAAAGTCAGCCCTCGCCCAATCAAGGTTGGGGGCCAGCAAAGCGGCGAGTGGGTGATCCTGAACGGTTTGCAAAATGGTGATCAAGTAATGGTAGACGGCTTCCAGAAACTACGCGCTGGAGCCCCCGTCAAGCCTGTGCCATGGCAAGCGTCCGGTGCTGCACCTGCCAAGACGGCCAGTTCACCCGTCGGCACGGTCTCGGCTGCCACGTCACCCGCCAGTGCGGCACGCTAA
- a CDS encoding TetR family transcriptional regulator translates to MARRTKEDAQHTRQQLLEAAQRVFAEKGVSRTSLQDIALAAGVTRGAIYWHFKNKAELFNAMMDSAILPMERTLQSIGHDAEQDPLVELENAMLQSLRSIEDDERTRAIFEVATMKVEYVDELLAVKQRHVKCSVDTTEQMQRSLQKAVTRRAITLTVSTADAARGLHALMAGLIHTWMLDPLSFKLVAVAQVAIRTYLRGLGQFVRPGAVDILMVKNSE, encoded by the coding sequence ATGGCCCGCCGTACCAAAGAGGATGCCCAGCACACACGCCAACAGTTGCTGGAGGCAGCGCAGCGCGTTTTTGCGGAAAAGGGGGTGTCACGTACATCATTACAAGACATTGCACTTGCTGCGGGAGTGACGCGTGGGGCAATCTATTGGCATTTCAAAAACAAGGCGGAGTTGTTCAACGCAATGATGGACAGTGCCATCTTGCCGATGGAGCGGACGTTGCAAAGCATAGGGCATGATGCAGAACAAGATCCGTTGGTTGAGTTGGAGAATGCAATGTTGCAGTCCCTGCGCAGCATTGAAGATGATGAGCGCACGCGTGCCATTTTTGAGGTGGCCACAATGAAAGTGGAGTACGTGGATGAGTTGCTGGCGGTAAAGCAAAGGCACGTCAAGTGTTCGGTAGATACCACGGAGCAGATGCAACGCAGTCTGCAAAAAGCTGTTACGCGGCGCGCCATTACCTTGACTGTGTCGACAGCCGATGCGGCTCGGGGTTTACATGCGCTGATGGCGGGACTGATTCACACCTGGATGCTTGATCCTTTATCGTTCAAACTGGTGGCAGTGGCGCAGGTGGCGATTCGTACTTACTTAAGAGGTTTAGGGCAGTTCGTTCGACCGGGTGCTGTTGATATCCTGATGGTCAAGAATTCGGAATAA
- the tsaD gene encoding tRNA (adenosine(37)-N6)-threonylcarbamoyltransferase complex transferase subunit TsaD, which translates to MAKDYCVLGIESSCDETGVALVQVTDQRLPVLLAHALYSQIEMHQAYGGVVPELASRDHIRRVLPLTTEVMSASGKSLSDVDVVAFTRGPGLAGALLVGAGVACALGAALGKPVLGVHHLEGHLLSPFLSNDPPEFPFVALLVSGGHTQLMRVDGVGCYQVLGETIDDAAGEAFDKSAKLLGLGYPGGSALSELAEMGNSAAYKLPRPLLHSGDLDFSFAGLKTAVMVQAKKCAMAQGCAVEALPHVVLADLASSTQAAIVEVLVKKSLAALMRTQLKRLVVAGGVGANRDLRAQLNAECKKRQVCVHYPELHLCTDNGAMIAMAAAMRLQSGIQIPSEVYAFDVKPRWPLDAIQAVDA; encoded by the coding sequence ATGGCAAAAGACTACTGCGTATTGGGAATTGAGTCCTCGTGTGATGAAACAGGGGTTGCGTTGGTGCAAGTGACAGATCAACGTTTGCCGGTATTGCTGGCGCATGCGCTTTACAGTCAGATTGAAATGCATCAAGCTTATGGAGGCGTAGTGCCTGAGCTAGCCAGTCGCGATCACATTCGCCGTGTGCTGCCACTGACAACAGAGGTGATGTCGGCATCTGGCAAGTCTTTGTCGGATGTTGATGTGGTGGCTTTTACCCGTGGGCCAGGTCTGGCTGGCGCATTGTTGGTGGGGGCTGGGGTGGCCTGTGCGCTAGGTGCTGCATTGGGTAAACCTGTGCTGGGTGTGCATCACTTGGAGGGGCATTTACTGTCTCCATTCTTGAGCAATGATCCACCTGAGTTTCCGTTTGTTGCCTTGCTTGTCTCGGGAGGGCATACGCAGTTGATGCGGGTCGATGGGGTTGGGTGTTATCAAGTTTTAGGTGAGACAATTGACGATGCAGCGGGCGAGGCGTTTGATAAATCTGCCAAGTTATTAGGTTTGGGTTATCCGGGTGGGTCAGCCTTGTCCGAATTGGCGGAAATGGGTAACTCTGCTGCATATAAATTGCCACGTCCTTTGTTGCACAGCGGTGATTTGGACTTTTCGTTTGCAGGACTGAAAACAGCGGTGATGGTGCAGGCGAAAAAGTGCGCTATGGCGCAGGGCTGTGCTGTGGAAGCTTTGCCGCATGTGGTGTTGGCTGATTTGGCCTCGTCTACCCAGGCGGCGATTGTTGAAGTGTTGGTGAAAAAGTCGTTGGCCGCGTTGATGCGGACGCAGCTGAAACGCTTGGTTGTGGCTGGCGGCGTGGGGGCTAACCGAGACTTGCGCGCTCAGCTCAATGCCGAGTGTAAAAAGCGTCAGGTGTGTGTGCATTACCCGGAATTGCATTTGTGTACTGACAACGGAGCCATGATCGCCATGGCCGCAGCGATGCGTCTACAGTCAGGCATACAAATACCTAGCGAGGTTTATGCTTTTGATGTCAAACCGCGCTGGCCACTGGATGCAATACAAGCTGTGGACGCATAA
- the rpsO gene encoding 30S ribosomal protein S15, with protein sequence MIASSIKAAVVKDNARSAGDTGSPEVQVALLTARINELMPHFKTHAKDHHGRRGLLRMVSRRRKLLDYLKGKDADRYVALIAKLGLRK encoded by the coding sequence ATGATTGCATCCAGTATCAAAGCTGCCGTTGTCAAAGACAACGCACGTTCCGCCGGTGACACCGGTAGCCCTGAAGTTCAAGTGGCCTTGCTGACCGCTCGTATCAATGAATTGATGCCCCACTTCAAAACTCATGCCAAGGATCACCATGGTCGCCGTGGTCTGCTGCGTATGGTGAGCCGTCGCCGCAAACTGCTCGATTACCTCAAGGGTAAGGATGCAGACCGTTATGTTGCGCTGATCGCCAAGCTGGGTCTGCGCAAGTAA